A window of Thermus filiformis contains these coding sequences:
- the crtI gene encoding phytoene desaturase family protein, with the protein MRAIVIGSGVGGLALAIRLAAMGLEVLVLEKLEGPGGRARVHRAEGFTFDMGPTVITVPPFLEDLFATRPGEPRLYPDFPPEEGLRHTERYVKLVPLDPFYRIHFADGTYFDYNDDRDHLLEEIRRLAPEDLEGYLRFERDAKALFQKGFLELGFTHFGSLFDLLRVAPDLLRLDAVRPLFSYVRKYFRHPKMQRVFSFESLLIGGNPLAVPALYAMIHFVERTWGVHFALGGTGALVEGMVRKLEELGGKVRYQAPVRRILTRKGRAVGVVLQDGEKLEADLVASNADYVHTYGELLAPEDRFWHSDLRLKRTRLSMSLFVAYFGFRARGDEGERLRHHNVLLAERYEGLLRDIFTRKVLPEDFAHYLHLPTLTDPSLAPPGHHAAYTLVPVPHNGSGLDWRDLGPKYLEKALRYLDEAGYLPGLMDRLVYTHFVTPDYFQWTLNSHLGNAFGPEPVLWQTASFRPHNRSEDVKGLYLVGQSYQPGAGLPSVLMSAKMTARLVAQDLGLGAGKP; encoded by the coding sequence ATGAGGGCGATCGTCATCGGAAGCGGGGTGGGGGGGCTCGCCCTGGCCATCCGCCTCGCCGCCATGGGCCTCGAGGTCCTGGTCCTGGAGAAGCTGGAGGGCCCAGGAGGCCGGGCCCGGGTGCACCGGGCGGAGGGGTTCACCTTTGACATGGGGCCCACGGTGATCACCGTCCCCCCCTTCCTGGAGGACCTCTTCGCCACCCGGCCCGGCGAGCCCCGGCTCTACCCCGACTTTCCTCCGGAGGAGGGCCTCCGCCACACGGAGCGCTACGTGAAGCTCGTCCCCCTGGACCCCTTCTACCGCATCCACTTCGCGGACGGGACCTACTTTGACTACAACGACGACCGGGACCACCTCCTGGAGGAGATCCGCCGCCTGGCCCCGGAGGACTTAGAGGGCTACCTCCGCTTTGAGCGGGACGCCAAGGCCCTCTTCCAGAAGGGCTTCTTAGAGCTTGGCTTCACCCACTTTGGAAGCCTCTTTGACCTCCTCCGGGTGGCCCCGGACCTCCTGCGGCTGGACGCGGTCCGCCCCCTCTTCTCCTACGTGCGCAAGTACTTCCGCCACCCCAAGATGCAGCGGGTCTTCTCCTTTGAAAGCCTCCTCATCGGGGGGAACCCCCTGGCGGTGCCCGCCCTTTACGCCATGATCCACTTCGTGGAGCGCACCTGGGGGGTCCACTTCGCCCTGGGGGGGACGGGGGCCCTGGTAGAGGGCATGGTGCGGAAGCTGGAGGAGCTCGGGGGGAAGGTCCGCTACCAGGCCCCGGTGCGCCGCATCCTCACCCGGAAGGGGCGGGCGGTGGGGGTGGTCCTCCAGGACGGGGAAAAGCTCGAGGCCGACCTGGTGGCCTCCAACGCCGACTACGTCCACACCTACGGGGAGCTTCTCGCCCCTGAGGACCGCTTCTGGCATAGCGACCTCCGGCTTAAGCGCACCCGGCTTTCCATGAGCCTCTTCGTGGCCTACTTCGGCTTCCGGGCCCGGGGGGACGAGGGGGAAAGGCTCCGCCACCACAACGTCCTCCTCGCCGAGCGGTACGAGGGCCTCCTCCGGGACATCTTCACCCGCAAGGTCCTCCCCGAGGACTTCGCCCACTACCTCCACCTCCCCACCCTCACCGACCCCTCCCTGGCCCCCCCGGGCCACCACGCGGCCTACACCCTGGTCCCCGTGCCCCACAACGGGAGCGGCCTGGACTGGCGGGACCTCGGGCCCAAGTACCTGGAAAAAGCCCTAAGGTACCTGGACGAGGCGGGCTACCTCCCGGGCCTCATGGACCGCCTGGTCTACACCCACTTCGTCACCCCGGACTACTTCCAGTGGACCCTGAACAGCCACCTGGGCAACGCCTTCGGCCCCGAGCCCGTCCTCTGGCAGACGGCGAGCTTCCGCCCGCACAACCGCTCCGAGGACGTGAAGGGGCTCTACCTGGTGGGCCAAAGCTACCAGCCCGGGGCGGGCCTTCCCAGCGTCCTCATGTCCGCCAAGATGACGGCCCGCCTGGTGGCCCAGGACCTGGGGCTGGGAGCCGGAAAGCCATAG